In the Pleuronectes platessa chromosome 8, fPlePla1.1, whole genome shotgun sequence genome, one interval contains:
- the tsc22d3 gene encoding TSC22 domain family protein 3 isoform X3, which produces MSTEMFAKSPMEVAVYQLHNFSISFFSSLVGGDVVSVKLDNSASGASVVAIDNKIEQAMDLVKNHLMYAVREEVEILKEQIKELAEKNNQLERENCLLKNLASPEQMEKFQSRIPADVLLPLDNQSAQVTADHHQQQHSCSYSAGSAV; this is translated from the exons ATGAGCACGGAGATGTTCGCTAAAAGCCCGATGGAGGTGGCCGTGTACCAGCTGCACaacttctccatctccttcttctcctcgctGGTCGGAGGAGACGTCGTGTCGGTCAAACTAGACAACAG TGCCTCTGGTGCTAGCGTTGTGGCCATTGACAACAAGATCGAACAAGCAATG GATCTTGTCAAGAACCACCTGATGTACGCGGTGcgtgaggaagtggagatccTCAAAGAGCAGATCAAGGAGCTGGCGGAGAAGAACAACCAGCTGGAGAGGGAGAACTGCCTGCTGAAGAACCTTGCCAGTCCAGAACAGATGGAGAAGTTCCAGTCCCGCATTCCAGCGGATGTGCTGTTACCGCTGGATAACCAGAGTGCCCAGGTGACCGCggaccaccaccagcagcagcacagctgcAGCTACAGCGCTGGCTCTGCTGTATAA